A genome region from Candidatus Manganitrophus noduliformans includes the following:
- a CDS encoding VOC family protein, translated as MMIKRLLHTRLRVSDLNQALYFFTEVLDLQVTERHDSPRGSKLAFLSVPGGKEEIELCEYKPSGPVQVQEDLVHLAFEVNHLDAMLVYLKSKGVPITDGPTVSSSGSRFAFIEAPDKYEIELIERAR; from the coding sequence ATGATGATTAAACGGCTGCTGCATACCCGATTGCGCGTCTCAGACCTGAATCAGGCGCTATATTTCTTCACCGAGGTCCTGGATCTCCAAGTGACCGAGCGTCACGACTCCCCCCGGGGCTCCAAGCTCGCCTTCCTTTCCGTGCCGGGGGGGAAGGAGGAGATCGAGCTTTGCGAATACAAGCCGAGCGGCCCGGTGCAGGTTCAGGAAGATTTGGTCCATCTCGCCTTCGAGGTCAACCACCTCGATGCGATGCTCGTCTACCTCAAGTCAAAGGGGGTCCCGATCACCGACGGTCCGACCGTCTCTTCCAGCGGGAGCCGCTTCGCTTTCATCGAGGCGCCCGATAAGTACGAAATCGAGCTGATCGAGAGAGCGCGCTAA
- a CDS encoding DUF2442 domain-containing protein has translation MNYLPQVIAARHISGFIVSTRFDDGTEKHIDLSQWFKGPVFEPLKDPKLFKKFFIEGGTLAWPNGVDIAPEALYAARDLEKKHHKKMERIRKTPRSS, from the coding sequence ATGAATTATTTGCCACAGGTAATCGCAGCGCGCCATATAAGCGGATTTATCGTTTCAACTCGTTTCGATGACGGAACTGAGAAACACATTGATCTTTCTCAATGGTTCAAAGGCCCGGTTTTTGAGCCTCTCAAGGATCCAAAGCTGTTTAAAAAGTTCTTCATAGAAGGGGGAACACTCGCTTGGCCAAACGGCGTCGATATCGCTCCTGAAGCCTTGTACGCCGCGCGTGACTTAGAAAAAAAGCACCACAAAAAAATGGAGCGGATACGGAAAACACCCCGCTCATCTTAA
- the aroC gene encoding chorismate synthase produces the protein MSGSSFGQIFRVTTFGESHGIALGAVVDGCPAGLSLSEEDLQKDLDRRKPGQSKLVTQRKESDAVKILSGIFEGRTTGTPIGLIVYNEDAKSKDYESIKDLFRPGHADYTYFKKYGFRDYRGGGRSSARETVARVAAGAIARKVLAREGIEIVGYVAQVGPVKIKKIDYAQIRQNPLFCPDPDAVEAMTRVIQEAQSEKDSVGAMVEVVAKGVPAGLGEPVFDKLDAALAGAMMSINAVKGVEIGAGFKVVEMRGSENCDPITPAGFKSNNAGGILGGISNGDEIVVRLAVKPTSSIAIEQETIDIHGRPAKIATKGRHDPCVGLRAVPIAEAMMALVLVDHFLRNKLSRLG, from the coding sequence ATGTCGGGAAGCAGCTTCGGACAGATTTTTCGGGTGACCACCTTCGGCGAGAGCCACGGCATCGCGCTCGGCGCGGTCGTCGACGGCTGCCCCGCCGGGTTGTCCCTCTCGGAAGAGGATCTTCAGAAAGACCTCGACCGGAGAAAGCCGGGCCAGAGCAAGCTCGTCACACAGCGGAAGGAGTCCGATGCGGTGAAGATCCTCTCCGGGATCTTCGAGGGGCGGACGACCGGGACGCCGATCGGCCTGATCGTCTACAACGAAGATGCCAAGTCGAAAGATTACGAATCGATCAAAGATCTTTTCCGCCCCGGCCATGCCGATTACACCTACTTCAAGAAATACGGTTTTCGCGATTACCGCGGCGGCGGACGCTCTTCCGCGCGCGAGACGGTGGCGCGGGTGGCGGCGGGGGCGATCGCCCGGAAGGTCCTGGCGCGCGAGGGGATTGAGATTGTCGGCTATGTCGCGCAGGTCGGTCCCGTGAAAATTAAAAAGATCGACTATGCACAAATCCGGCAGAACCCCCTCTTCTGCCCCGACCCCGATGCGGTGGAGGCGATGACGCGGGTGATCCAGGAGGCGCAGTCGGAAAAAGATTCGGTGGGGGCGATGGTGGAGGTGGTCGCGAAGGGGGTCCCCGCCGGGCTCGGAGAGCCGGTCTTCGATAAGCTCGACGCGGCGCTCGCGGGGGCGATGATGTCGATCAACGCCGTGAAGGGGGTCGAAATCGGGGCCGGATTTAAAGTGGTCGAGATGCGGGGGAGCGAGAATTGCGACCCGATCACGCCGGCCGGTTTCAAATCAAACAATGCCGGCGGCATCCTCGGCGGGATCTCCAACGGGGACGAGATCGTCGTGCGGCTGGCGGTGAAGCCGACCTCTTCGATCGCCATCGAGCAGGAGACGATCGATATTCACGGCCGTCCGGCGAAGATCGCCACCAAAGGGCGGCACGATCCCTGCGTCGGCCTGCGCGCCGTTCCGATCGCCGAGGCGATGATGGCGCTGGTTCTGGTCGATCATTTCCTCAGAAACAAACTTTCCAGATTAGGCTGA
- a CDS encoding NADP-dependent isocitrate dehydrogenase: MTTKATKILWTKTDEAPALATYSFLPIVNAFTKVSGVSVELRDISLAGRIIAAFPENLTAAQKQSDDLAELGELAKTPEANIIKLPNISASVPQLKAAIKELQAQGYKIPDYPEDPKTDQEKEIKARYAKVLGSAVNPVLREGNSDRRAPLSVKNYAKKNPHKMGPWTPDSKTHVAHMTQGDFRSNEKSMTVNEATEARIEFVGQDGKTTVLKPKVTIKAGEVIDATFMSRKALREFLEAQIEDAKKQGILFSVHLKATMMKVSDPKIFGHVVSVFFKEVFEKYKDTFQKLGVDPDNGLGDLYAKIKNLPDDQRAAIEADIQEVYKKRPALAMVNSDKGITNLHVPSDVIIDASMPPVIRDSGKMYGPDGKLQDTKAVIPDGSYAPVYKEVVEFCKKHGALDPKTMGSVPNVGLMAQAAEEYGSHDKTFKAPGNGTIRVVTTSGQTLLEHNVEEGDIWRMCQVKDAAIQDWVKLAVTRAKATGAPAIFWLNKDRAHDAELIKKVNKYLPNHDTKGLDIRIMSPAEATRLSLERIKEGKDTISVTGNVLRDYLTDLFPILEIGTSAKMLSIVPLMNGGGLFETGAGGSAPKHVQQLQEEGFLRWDSLGEFLALAASLEHLAKAGNNSRAQLLADTLDRATGKFLDTNKSPGRKLGELDNRGSHFYLAFYWAQALAEQTQDKDLQARFSKIAKEMEQNEQKILAELKAAQGKPVDLGGYYHSDSEKTTKAMRPSPTLNAIVDAIK; this comes from the coding sequence ATGACGACAAAAGCAACCAAAATTCTTTGGACAAAAACGGATGAAGCGCCTGCCCTGGCAACCTATTCTTTTCTTCCGATCGTCAATGCATTTACAAAAGTATCGGGCGTTTCGGTTGAATTGAGGGATATCTCGCTGGCCGGCAGAATTATCGCCGCCTTTCCCGAAAATCTCACGGCCGCCCAGAAGCAATCGGACGACCTGGCCGAATTGGGAGAACTGGCCAAGACGCCGGAAGCCAACATCATCAAGCTCCCCAACATCAGCGCTTCGGTCCCCCAGCTGAAAGCGGCCATCAAGGAATTACAGGCCCAGGGTTACAAAATCCCTGACTATCCCGAAGACCCGAAAACCGACCAAGAAAAAGAGATCAAGGCGCGATATGCCAAGGTTTTGGGAAGCGCCGTCAATCCGGTGCTGCGCGAAGGAAACTCCGATCGCCGCGCGCCCCTCTCGGTGAAAAACTACGCCAAAAAGAACCCGCACAAGATGGGGCCGTGGACCCCCGACTCCAAGACCCATGTCGCCCATATGACCCAGGGCGATTTCCGGTCGAACGAGAAGTCGATGACGGTCAACGAGGCGACCGAGGCGCGGATCGAGTTCGTCGGCCAGGACGGAAAGACCACCGTTCTGAAACCGAAGGTCACGATCAAGGCGGGCGAGGTGATCGACGCCACGTTCATGAGCCGCAAGGCCCTCCGGGAATTCCTCGAAGCGCAGATTGAAGATGCCAAAAAGCAGGGGATCTTGTTCTCCGTCCACCTCAAGGCGACGATGATGAAGGTCTCCGATCCGAAGATTTTCGGCCATGTCGTCTCGGTCTTCTTCAAAGAGGTCTTCGAAAAATACAAAGACACCTTCCAGAAGCTCGGCGTCGATCCCGACAACGGCTTGGGCGACCTCTACGCCAAGATCAAGAACCTGCCGGACGATCAACGCGCCGCGATCGAAGCCGACATTCAAGAAGTGTACAAAAAGCGGCCGGCGCTCGCGATGGTCAACTCCGACAAGGGGATCACGAACCTCCATGTTCCGAGCGACGTGATCATCGACGCTTCCATGCCGCCGGTCATCCGCGACTCCGGAAAGATGTACGGCCCCGACGGCAAGCTTCAGGACACCAAGGCGGTCATCCCGGACGGCAGCTACGCCCCGGTCTATAAGGAAGTCGTCGAGTTTTGCAAAAAACATGGCGCCCTCGATCCGAAGACGATGGGGAGCGTTCCGAACGTCGGCCTCATGGCGCAAGCGGCGGAGGAGTATGGATCGCACGACAAGACCTTCAAAGCGCCGGGCAACGGCACGATCCGGGTCGTCACCACGTCGGGCCAGACCTTGCTGGAGCACAATGTGGAAGAAGGAGACATCTGGCGGATGTGCCAGGTGAAGGATGCCGCGATCCAGGACTGGGTGAAGCTCGCCGTCACCCGGGCGAAAGCGACCGGCGCTCCCGCGATCTTCTGGCTCAACAAGGACCGGGCGCACGACGCGGAGCTGATCAAGAAGGTCAACAAATATCTGCCGAACCACGACACGAAAGGCCTCGACATCCGGATCATGTCTCCGGCCGAGGCGACGCGCCTGTCGTTGGAGCGGATCAAGGAGGGGAAGGATACCATCTCGGTGACCGGGAACGTGTTAAGAGACTACCTCACCGATCTTTTCCCGATTCTGGAGATCGGCACCAGCGCCAAAATGCTCTCGATCGTTCCGCTCATGAACGGCGGCGGCCTTTTCGAGACCGGCGCCGGCGGCTCGGCCCCGAAACATGTTCAGCAGCTTCAGGAAGAAGGGTTCTTGCGATGGGATTCGCTCGGCGAATTCCTGGCGCTCGCCGCGTCGCTGGAGCATCTCGCCAAGGCCGGCAACAATTCCAGGGCGCAGCTCCTGGCCGACACCCTCGACCGCGCCACCGGCAAGTTCCTCGACACCAACAAGTCGCCCGGCCGCAAGCTCGGCGAGCTCGACAATCGCGGAAGCCACTTCTACCTCGCCTTCTACTGGGCGCAGGCCCTGGCCGAGCAGACGCAGGACAAGGACCTTCAAGCCCGCTTCTCCAAGATCGCCAAAGAGATGGAGCAGAACGAGCAGAAGATTCTGGCCGAGCTGAAGGCCGCTCAAGGAAAACCCGTTGATCTCGGCGGCTACTATCATTCCGATTCGGAGAAGACGACCAAAGCGATGCGTCCGAGCCCGACGTTGAACGCAATCGTCGACGCGATTAAATAG
- a CDS encoding formylglycine-generating enzyme family protein: MKIRKWIIIGLTLVVGWVLHNPPALSAKPEKESRSGMVLIPAGPFWMGLDKLPPDTPWGQEDAKPKHEVNLPAFYIDRTEVTYGDYKKVDPSLRIPGRTETFPVTDVNWFEADRYCRAVGKRLPTEAEWEKAARGTDGRAYVWGEGFDPQKTNVGKFPMPVGAMPQDKSPYGVLDMGGNVSEWTDSWYQPYPGNKYNSSDYGILHKVVRGGSFNSDRHFADEMFTQVTFRNYNRPDVFGPDNGFRCALSAPPADPPSSNPKDEKRR; encoded by the coding sequence ATGAAAATCAGAAAATGGATCATCATCGGACTCACGCTTGTCGTCGGCTGGGTCTTGCACAACCCGCCGGCTCTTTCCGCAAAGCCGGAAAAAGAGTCCCGGTCCGGGATGGTCCTGATCCCCGCCGGACCGTTCTGGATGGGGCTCGACAAACTCCCCCCCGACACCCCCTGGGGCCAGGAAGACGCCAAGCCGAAACATGAGGTGAATCTTCCCGCCTTTTACATCGACCGGACGGAGGTGACCTACGGCGACTACAAAAAAGTCGATCCCAGCCTGAGGATACCGGGCCGGACCGAGACCTTTCCGGTCACCGACGTCAACTGGTTCGAGGCCGACCGCTACTGCCGGGCGGTCGGCAAACGGCTTCCGACCGAGGCGGAGTGGGAAAAGGCGGCGCGCGGGACAGACGGCCGCGCCTACGTCTGGGGAGAGGGGTTCGATCCGCAAAAAACGAACGTCGGAAAATTTCCGATGCCGGTCGGCGCCATGCCGCAAGACAAAAGCCCCTACGGCGTTCTCGACATGGGGGGGAACGTGTCGGAATGGACCGACAGCTGGTATCAGCCCTATCCCGGCAACAAATACAACTCGTCCGACTACGGCATTCTTCACAAGGTCGTCCGGGGGGGCTCGTTTAATTCGGACCGGCACTTCGCCGACGAGATGTTCACCCAGGTCACGTTTCGCAATTACAACCGCCCCGACGTCTTCGGCCCCGACAACGGTTTCCGCTGCGCCCTCTCGGCCCCGCCGGCCGATCCGCCATCATCCAATCCGAAAGACGAGAAGCGCCGATGA
- a CDS encoding VOC family protein produces the protein MENKALPTYDDPTVQKMIEIFFDGNEAARVYADECRKQGWPLVIDHITIRCMNVDRRAEPFLKNGYRFEGEVVEYPDQGWWAKVYRRPGYPALFVDQAYEDERGRKSIIPAWVARFSDQVLHHVAVRVQDIDQTIAALKKRGVEFSGAVVGNKGTRLRQIFTASEVREGEAFSVLELTERNGYDGFYPEQADSLMQSSTKTRSK, from the coding sequence ATGGAAAACAAGGCTCTTCCCACCTACGACGATCCGACGGTTCAGAAAATGATCGAGATTTTTTTTGACGGTAACGAGGCGGCCCGGGTTTATGCCGATGAATGCCGAAAACAGGGTTGGCCGCTGGTCATCGACCACATCACGATCCGCTGCATGAATGTCGATCGGCGCGCCGAGCCGTTTTTGAAAAACGGATATCGTTTCGAGGGAGAAGTGGTCGAGTATCCCGATCAGGGGTGGTGGGCCAAGGTTTATCGACGTCCCGGCTATCCGGCCCTCTTCGTCGACCAGGCGTACGAGGATGAACGCGGGCGAAAGAGCATCATCCCGGCCTGGGTCGCCCGGTTCAGCGACCAGGTGCTCCATCACGTCGCCGTCCGGGTTCAGGATATCGATCAAACGATTGCGGCGCTTAAGAAGCGGGGGGTGGAGTTCTCCGGCGCGGTGGTCGGCAATAAGGGAACGCGCCTGCGGCAAATCTTCACGGCATCCGAAGTCCGGGAGGGAGAGGCGTTCTCCGTTCTGGAATTGACGGAGCGGAACGGCTACGACGGATTCTATCCGGAACAGGCCGACAGCCTGATGCAATCGTCGACCAAAACGCGATCCAAATAA
- a CDS encoding glutaredoxin family protein — protein sequence MNIAIYKKTGCPWAAAVAAFLKAQDIPFEERDMTQNPDFKREVEEKSGQSKSPTLIIDGEVLPNASVEQVFEVLQKKK from the coding sequence ATGAACATTGCCATTTATAAAAAGACGGGATGCCCTTGGGCGGCGGCCGTCGCGGCATTTCTGAAAGCGCAAGATATTCCGTTTGAGGAAAGAGATATGACCCAGAACCCGGATTTCAAAAGGGAGGTCGAAGAGAAGTCGGGTCAAAGCAAAAGTCCGACGTTGATCATTGATGGTGAGGTCCTTCCGAATGCAAGCGTCGAGCAGGTCTTCGAAGTCTTGCAGAAGAAAAAATAA
- a CDS encoding DUF4160 domain-containing protein yields MPIISTFFGIIIRMYFGDHNPPHFHAEFQGEKATFNFEGRLLAGSISSGTARKLVRDWARRHKLELMINWRNIERGRPLNRIKPLE; encoded by the coding sequence ATGCCAATCATTTCAACGTTTTTTGGGATTATCATCCGAATGTATTTCGGGGATCATAATCCTCCACACTTCCATGCCGAATTTCAGGGGGAGAAGGCAACATTCAATTTCGAGGGCAGACTCCTTGCTGGGAGTATTTCCTCCGGAACGGCGCGGAAATTGGTGCGTGACTGGGCCCGTCGTCACAAACTCGAGCTTATGATAAACTGGAGAAACATCGAGAGGGGACGGCCACTCAATCGAATTAAGCCCTTGGAGTAA
- a CDS encoding competence/damage-inducible protein A: MTGIMAQQSKNAAIIIIGNEILSGKVQDANSPYLSGELRALGVDVQRISVIPDEIDTIGEEIAACRKKYHLVFTSGGVGPTHDDVTMEGIARGVGKPLTHHPILDQLLRTVYGGDLNPAQLKLADVPEGLELLHAEGLRVPVLRFENIYIFPGIPSLLVRKFEAIKERFRETPFHLRKIFLTGDEALVAEDLNKVLRLFPRLLLGSYPILHHPEYKVILTLESKDKAYLERATQSLLLFLPKELVLRLE; encoded by the coding sequence GTGACCGGCATCATGGCGCAGCAGAGCAAAAACGCCGCAATCATCATCATCGGCAATGAAATCCTCTCCGGAAAAGTTCAAGACGCGAACTCCCCTTACCTCTCCGGCGAGCTGCGGGCCTTGGGGGTCGACGTCCAGCGGATCTCGGTGATCCCCGATGAAATCGATACCATCGGCGAAGAGATCGCCGCTTGCCGGAAGAAATACCATCTTGTTTTCACCAGCGGCGGGGTCGGGCCGACCCACGATGATGTGACGATGGAAGGGATTGCCCGAGGGGTCGGGAAGCCGTTGACCCATCATCCCATCCTCGATCAGCTCCTCAGGACCGTTTACGGGGGGGATTTAAATCCGGCGCAACTGAAGCTGGCCGATGTGCCGGAGGGGCTCGAGCTTCTCCACGCGGAGGGGCTCCGGGTTCCGGTGCTTCGCTTTGAGAATATTTATATCTTCCCGGGAATCCCCTCTTTATTGGTCCGGAAATTCGAAGCGATCAAGGAGCGATTCAGAGAAACGCCTTTCCATCTCCGGAAAATTTTCCTCACCGGAGATGAAGCGCTCGTCGCCGAAGATCTCAACAAAGTCCTCCGCCTCTTCCCCCGCCTTCTCCTCGGATCGTACCCGATCCTCCATCATCCCGAATACAAAGTGATCCTCACCCTGGAATCGAAAGACAAAGCGTATCTTGAAAGGGCGACGCAGTCGCTTCTGTTGTTCTTGCCGAAGGAATTGGTATTAAGATTGGAGTAG
- a CDS encoding GNAT family N-acetyltransferase: MRPTVRIAEKQEDFFRLIRLREEVFVIEQGVPLEIELDDADDRAIHFVAILGGEVIGTARLVVKGKTGQRKSGKIGRMAVRKDWRGKGVGTALIDFIKKTFGKKKRVGLYLHAQESALSFYEALGFTAEGERFYEAGIPHRKMVLNDGRRKIDKRGG; the protein is encoded by the coding sequence GTGCGGCCCACGGTTCGGATTGCCGAGAAACAAGAAGATTTCTTTCGATTGATCCGCCTTCGGGAAGAAGTCTTCGTGATCGAGCAGGGGGTTCCGCTTGAGATCGAGCTCGATGACGCGGATGACCGTGCGATCCACTTCGTCGCAATCTTAGGAGGGGAGGTCATCGGCACGGCGCGCCTGGTCGTGAAAGGAAAAACGGGCCAGAGAAAATCGGGAAAGATCGGCCGGATGGCGGTCCGGAAAGATTGGCGCGGAAAGGGGGTTGGGACCGCCCTGATTGATTTCATCAAGAAGACTTTTGGGAAGAAGAAGCGGGTCGGACTTTATCTCCACGCGCAGGAATCGGCCTTATCCTTCTATGAAGCGCTCGGATTTACCGCGGAAGGGGAGCGCTTTTACGAGGCGGGCATTCCGCATCGAAAGATGGTTTTAAATGACGGCAGGCGGAAAATCGACAAAAGGGGGGGATGA
- a CDS encoding PAS domain S-box protein has product MNPQEKINILLVDDHPQNLLSLEALLDSPDYHLVKAHSGKEALKHLLKEDFALILLDVRMPDLDGLETAKLIKQREQSKHIPIIFLTALQQDEKQLFEGYSIGAVDYVLKPFNPLILRSKVSVFVDLYKKNRKLLQEQKERLNVEAARRRLSAQYAVTRVLAESTTLNQAAPKIIQAICDSLTWELGVIWLVDKERYRLRYVEIWHKPSEALAAFEEVCRKKTFLVGEGLPGRIWANGEPAWISDVVEDANFPREGIAIDEGLHAAFGFPIRGGTDLLGVIEFFSHQIREPDADVLQLMASIGSSIGQFIERKQAERAVQESEARKTAVLESALDCIITMDHQGRVIEFNPASERTFGFRRDEVIGKEMAELIIPPALREKHREGLTRYLATENGPILGKRIEMTAIRADGTEFPVELAVTRIPLDGPPLFTGYLRDITQRKEAEESLKQRTIEAQEASRLKSQFVSNVSHELRTPINSILGYASLLLDETYGPVGDEQKAPLDGVVRNARDLLALVNDVLDLSKIEAGKVLIHIEALNLPDLLKGIIIGMKPLLDQKPIQIQWKGLDRFPPIESDAGKIKQIFTNLFSNAVKFTSKGSITVTGKNLPERKGIEIAIQDTGIGIKAEEMPKLFNAFHQADAELTRAYGGVGLGLRIVKDLVHLLQGEIRVESSHGEGSTFTVFLPVQLNETKQIRQDKE; this is encoded by the coding sequence ATGAATCCTCAGGAAAAAATAAATATATTATTGGTAGACGACCATCCTCAAAACCTTCTTTCGCTGGAAGCGCTCCTCGACTCCCCCGATTATCATTTGGTCAAGGCCCATTCAGGAAAAGAAGCCCTCAAACATCTTCTCAAAGAAGATTTCGCCCTCATTCTGCTCGATGTCCGGATGCCGGACCTCGACGGATTGGAGACCGCCAAGCTCATTAAACAAAGGGAACAATCAAAACATATTCCGATTATTTTTCTCACCGCACTCCAGCAGGATGAGAAACAGCTATTCGAAGGGTACTCCATCGGCGCGGTCGATTATGTCCTCAAGCCGTTCAACCCGCTCATTCTAAGGTCTAAAGTCTCCGTCTTTGTCGATTTATATAAAAAGAACCGGAAGCTACTGCAAGAGCAAAAAGAGCGTCTGAACGTCGAGGCCGCGCGAAGACGCCTGTCGGCTCAATATGCCGTGACGCGCGTCCTGGCGGAATCGACGACTTTAAATCAAGCCGCCCCTAAAATCATTCAGGCCATCTGCGACAGCTTAACATGGGAACTTGGCGTGATTTGGCTCGTGGACAAGGAGCGGTACCGGCTGCGGTACGTCGAGATATGGCACAAGCCTTCCGAGGCGCTTGCCGCTTTCGAAGAGGTCTGCCGAAAAAAGACCTTCCTGGTCGGCGAAGGGCTGCCGGGACGGATTTGGGCCAACGGGGAGCCGGCCTGGATTTCCGACGTCGTCGAAGACGCGAACTTCCCGAGAGAGGGAATCGCAATCGATGAAGGGCTGCATGCGGCGTTTGGATTCCCGATCCGGGGCGGGACAGATCTCTTGGGGGTCATTGAATTCTTCAGCCATCAGATCCGAGAACCGGATGCGGACGTCCTTCAGTTGATGGCCAGTATCGGAAGCTCGATCGGGCAGTTCATCGAACGAAAACAGGCGGAGAGAGCGGTGCAAGAAAGTGAGGCCCGCAAAACGGCTGTCTTGGAGTCGGCGTTGGATTGTATTATTACGATGGATCACCAGGGGAGAGTCATCGAGTTCAACCCGGCGTCGGAGAGGACCTTCGGCTTCCGGCGGGATGAGGTGATCGGGAAGGAGATGGCGGAGCTCATTATCCCCCCCGCCCTGCGAGAGAAACATCGCGAAGGCTTGACGCGTTACCTCGCCACCGAAAACGGACCCATTTTGGGAAAGCGGATTGAGATGACCGCGATTCGGGCGGATGGAACCGAATTTCCGGTCGAGCTTGCCGTCACCCGCATTCCCTTGGACGGCCCCCCCCTGTTCACCGGCTATCTGCGCGATATTACCCAACGGAAGGAAGCGGAAGAATCCCTCAAACAGCGGACGATCGAAGCGCAAGAAGCCAGCCGCCTTAAATCACAATTTGTCTCGAACGTTTCCCACGAATTGAGGACGCCGATCAATTCGATTCTCGGCTACGCTTCTCTTTTGTTGGATGAAACGTACGGCCCGGTCGGCGACGAGCAAAAGGCCCCTCTGGACGGCGTGGTGAGGAACGCCCGTGATCTCCTCGCCCTGGTCAATGATGTCCTGGATCTATCCAAAATCGAAGCGGGAAAAGTGCTCATTCATATCGAAGCGCTGAATCTCCCCGACTTACTCAAAGGAATCATCATCGGGATGAAACCCCTTTTGGATCAGAAACCGATTCAGATTCAATGGAAGGGGTTGGATCGTTTTCCCCCGATTGAATCGGATGCCGGGAAGATCAAGCAGATTTTCACCAATCTCTTCTCCAACGCCGTCAAATTTACGTCCAAGGGGAGTATTACGGTCACCGGAAAAAATCTGCCGGAGAGAAAAGGGATTGAGATCGCCATTCAGGATACCGGCATCGGCATTAAGGCGGAAGAGATGCCTAAACTATTCAACGCATTTCATCAAGCCGATGCCGAATTGACGCGCGCCTATGGGGGCGTCGGTTTGGGCTTAAGAATCGTGAAAGATTTGGTCCACCTCCTTCAGGGAGAGATCCGCGTCGAGAGCAGCCATGGGGAAGGATCGACCTTTACCGTTTTTTTACCCGTTCAATTGAATGAAACGAAACAAATAAGGCAAGACAAGGAATAA
- a CDS encoding sulfite exporter TauE/SafE family protein encodes MTEALLLGAIGAAAGVMAGLLGIGGGVILVPALIFLFQSRGTAPEIVTQLAVGTSLATILFTGSSSAWTHHQNRNVDWGAVRGMSLFIVIGTQIGALLAGTLHGITLKRLFGLFELMIAARMLIVAAPKPGGKPVSTGRIYPVGGLTIGAVSSLFGIGGGTLTVPLLVYLLDRPIKIAIGTAGAQGVVIALFGTAGFVYQGWEHSALPPDAWGFVSPKAALLIAITSTLTAPVGATIANRFHPAYLSRAFGIFLIFVGMELAGFF; translated from the coding sequence ATGACCGAGGCGCTCCTCCTCGGAGCGATCGGCGCGGCCGCCGGCGTAATGGCCGGCCTGCTCGGCATCGGCGGCGGCGTCATTCTGGTCCCGGCGTTGATTTTTCTTTTTCAGTCGCGCGGGACCGCGCCGGAGATCGTCACCCAGCTCGCCGTCGGAACCAGCCTCGCGACCATCCTCTTCACCGGCTCATCCAGCGCTTGGACCCATCATCAGAATCGAAACGTCGATTGGGGCGCGGTCCGGGGGATGTCGCTCTTCATCGTGATCGGGACACAGATCGGGGCCCTTCTGGCGGGGACGCTTCATGGAATCACCCTCAAGCGCCTCTTCGGTTTATTTGAATTGATGATCGCGGCTCGAATGCTCATCGTCGCGGCGCCGAAGCCCGGCGGGAAACCGGTCTCAACCGGACGGATCTACCCGGTCGGCGGACTGACCATCGGCGCCGTCTCTTCCCTCTTCGGCATCGGCGGAGGGACCCTCACCGTTCCCCTCCTCGTCTACCTTCTCGACCGGCCGATCAAGATCGCGATCGGGACTGCCGGCGCGCAAGGGGTGGTGATTGCGCTCTTCGGAACCGCCGGTTTCGTTTATCAAGGCTGGGAACATTCCGCCCTTCCCCCCGACGCCTGGGGATTTGTCTCACCGAAGGCGGCCCTCCTGATTGCAATCACCAGCACGCTGACGGCGCCGGTCGGAGCAACCATCGCCAATCGCTTCCACCCGGCCTATCTGAGCCGGGCGTTTGGGATCTTTCTGATTTTCGTCGGGATGGAACTGGCGGGATTTTTTTAA